In the Desulfuribacillus alkaliarsenatis genome, TACTGCGAGTGGATAGCCTGCATGCGGTGTTAAGGAGGAGAAGAAATCAAGAGAGTTAATAAACACAAATTTATAAAGAAGGAGTCTTAAAACATAACATTGAAAAAACAGTTCAATTTGGGTTAAAATTCTAGATAACAATGTTGGATATAGGAAGCAAGAACCTTTATACAAAGAGTAGATGGAACTGGAAGGGGAAAAATATGGCTAAAATGAAGCGGTCTAATAATCTGATGAAAAATATTAATCCTGAAAACCAAGGGCCAGACTGGTATTACCTAATACCACTAGCAATGATTGGGGCGATAGTGCCTACTATTGTTTACTTGAAAGTAGTCCCTTTGCCTCCGCATGTAGCTCAATTTTGGATGGGGGATACGAATGCTGACTTCTTTTCCTATTACAAAGCAATATGGATTCAAATATTAACTGCTATCTCTCTCATAACTTTGCTACTTGCAAAAGTTCAAAACGCTATTGAATTTAAAAAAGATAAAATATTTATTCCACTAGCTGTATATGCAGTATTTGTTATATTATCTGCAGTATTTGCAGACTCAGTATATAGAGAAGTTGCATTTAAGGGATACCCAGATCGTTACGAAGGAATGTATGTGTTGTTGTCTTACGTTTTAATTACATTTATTGCTGCACATATAGTAAGAACTGAGAATCATCTTAAGCTTGTTTTAGGAAGCTTGTTAGCTTCAGCGTCAGTATTAAGCGTACTAGGGGTTTTTCAGTATTTAGGGTACGATTTTTTTCGTAGTGAGTTTGGAAGAACATTAATTATTCCTGAATTTTATGAGAGTATTAGAGGATCAATTGACTTTGCTTTTGGTACGAACGCTATATACAGCACTATGTATAACACGAATTATGTAGGTAGTTATATGGTTATGATTGTTATTATTACGATGGTTTTATTTTTATTTTCTAGAAACCAAATAAGCAATCTCCTTTATGGAAGCATATTAATATTAACGTTTAGTAATTTGATTGGATCTAATTCGCGAGCTGGACTAGTAGGGTTTCTCTTTACACTTATTATTATGATAATTTTTATGTATGAAGAAATATTACGTAATTGGAGAAAAGTCTTATTAATCGTATTAGTTCCGTTACTTGTTGTAGGGTTGATAGATTATACTTCGGGTGGAAGAGTTGCTAGTAATATTAAGAATTTGTCATTAGATGTTCGTGATATGCTGAATGCTGTAGGGAAACAATATGACGAACCAGAAGAGCCTAAGAGACAAGCATTTAATAATATGTACCTTAATGGCAATAAAGCAACTATAGATATGACAACGGAATCAATTCAAGTACAAACGATTTCTTTAAATCAGAATTTAGATTATGATATATCGGATTTCGCTTTTTATGATACCGATGGAATAAGATTAACAACAGAGCAAACTAAAAATGCTAATACAATAACATTTAATGAATCAAATTATAATAGATATAATGTGTTGGTAATAGGAAACTTAGTTCAAGTAAATATAGGACGAGTACAGGTGAATTTGGGAGTAGATGACCAAGGGAATATTAAATATATGGATAGAAATTTGCAACTAGTATATCCCATCGATGCACCGAACTGGGGATTTAGTGGGTTAGAAAATTTAGGTTCGAACAGAGGTTATATTTGGTCGAGAAGTATACCTATGCTAAAGGAAACTATTATATTAGGTAATGGTCCTGACACGTTTCCAATCTATTTCCCTCAAGATGACTATATAGCCAAGATGAAATATGTAGGAAGCCCTCATAGAATTGTAGATAAGCCACATAATCTATATTTACAAAAAAGCATAAACACTGGGTTTATCTCGTTGCTAGCTTTTTTGACATTTGTCGGAATGTATTTATTTAAAAGCATTAGAAACTATAATGCTAGCAAAGAAAAGCAAAAAGAAAATGAAAAATTGAGAAAAATAGCTACAGTAAATATAGGGATTGCATTATCTGTTATAGCATATCTAATAAGTGCTATATTTAATGATAGTATTGTTTCAGTAGCTCCAGTGTTTTGGTTACTCATAGGTGTAGGCGTCGCCTGCAACTACATGCATGAATATTACATGAATATTACAAATTAAAGAATTTAATAATATTTCGAAACTTATAAAAAAAACCTGCGTCTAATATTGTGTAATTATAAAAGACAACTTACTAGGCGTTGTGCACACCAATAACTTTAAACATATAATAGATTCATAGAATCATATGGTGTGTAATTGTAAATAAAAAGTCATTTACAATTAGGAGGAATCTATTATATAATTGTGTATGCATGTTCAATGCTAGATTTGTCAAAATCTATAGCCTTATCTCGAAGAAAGGGGGTGGACAAATGAGAGATCAATTAAACAAAGGCAAACATTTATCAACACCCTTAAGACAAAAAAAGAGAACATTTTTCCAAGGAGGAGAAACAATAAACATGAAACAAAGAAAACTTATAGCTAGTTTACTAGCTTTCGCAATGGTTTTATCCTTAGTGATAATTCCAGTTGGAACTGCTGATGCACGTAGTGTTAACAGCGTAGACCGTGTTCCTACAGTTAAAGATGACTACAACTTTACTAGCTTCATAGTTGGTAATGACTACTCAGGTGTACCAACACTTGCTATTGAGAATGACGACGCTACTAGCTGGCCTGCTGTTCAAGAATTTAGACTAACTTTACCTGCTGGTGCTAAATGGGGTAACCAAGCGAAGTTAGACCAAATGGCAGCTGCTATGACTTTAGACGGAAGCACTTTAAACAATATGACAGGAGCTGCTCTTAACACTTTTGATACATTAGAAGTAAGAGCACTAACTGACACAGTATTAACAATCAGAACAAATGAAGTAGTTGCATCAGGGGATACTTTATTTATTCCATTAACTGCTGTAGAGCTTGATGGTATTACTGGTGAGGTTGTACTAACAGTTAATGCTAGAGATAGCCGCTTAAGCAACAGTAGCCATACAATTGCTGTTTCTTCTTCTGGAAACACGATTGCTACTGTAGGTAAGAAAGAAACGGTAACAAGAGGACCTGGAAAAGTAGGTCAACAAATTCTTATTGACGAAGCTTTAATTGGTGCAGTAAGAAACACAGTAGAGCAAGGATTTAGCATGCGTTTACCAGCTGGTTTTGAGTGGAATGACTCTATGGAAACTACTGCTAACTTTGACTTCCCTGCTGAATGGGGAACAATCACTGGTTTTGATGCTGAAATCAGCTCAAACAAGCGTGTATTAAGCGTTTCATTTAACACTGAATTTGCAAGCAACACAAGACAAACAATGCAAGTAACTCCAGTATTCAACGTTACTCGTGACGCTGCATATGGAAACGTTGTTGTTGATATCACAAATCCAAAAGGTGACTTTACTTCACAAGCTGGATTAGTAGTTGCAGAATATAAAACTTTCGGAACAACTTTAAGTGCAAAAGAAGCAGTTGA is a window encoding:
- a CDS encoding O-antigen ligase family protein, whose amino-acid sequence is MAKMKRSNNLMKNINPENQGPDWYYLIPLAMIGAIVPTIVYLKVVPLPPHVAQFWMGDTNADFFSYYKAIWIQILTAISLITLLLAKVQNAIEFKKDKIFIPLAVYAVFVILSAVFADSVYREVAFKGYPDRYEGMYVLLSYVLITFIAAHIVRTENHLKLVLGSLLASASVLSVLGVFQYLGYDFFRSEFGRTLIIPEFYESIRGSIDFAFGTNAIYSTMYNTNYVGSYMVMIVIITMVLFLFSRNQISNLLYGSILILTFSNLIGSNSRAGLVGFLFTLIIMIIFMYEEILRNWRKVLLIVLVPLLVVGLIDYTSGGRVASNIKNLSLDVRDMLNAVGKQYDEPEEPKRQAFNNMYLNGNKATIDMTTESIQVQTISLNQNLDYDISDFAFYDTDGIRLTTEQTKNANTITFNESNYNRYNVLVIGNLVQVNIGRVQVNLGVDDQGNIKYMDRNLQLVYPIDAPNWGFSGLENLGSNRGYIWSRSIPMLKETIILGNGPDTFPIYFPQDDYIAKMKYVGSPHRIVDKPHNLYLQKSINTGFISLLAFLTFVGMYLFKSIRNYNASKEKQKENEKLRKIATVNIGIALSVIAYLISAIFNDSIVSVAPVFWLLIGVGVACNYMHEYYMNITN